A part of Cotesia glomerata isolate CgM1 linkage group LG4, MPM_Cglom_v2.3, whole genome shotgun sequence genomic DNA contains:
- the LOC123262474 gene encoding uncharacterized protein LOC123262474 isoform X2 has protein sequence MAKAESYGDFIIEKMEEYFKRLPEVTDDMKNLILYLFNLVQGSSDGSDDWTKLSPKMPRDYPVCKGDFSINWKESTYTTILDILMKKYPNPTEELPVLNNTILNSKVVKINYDSSDAPVEITTEEGKKYLADHIIVMPSLGVLKADYEKLFNPPLPDKKINAIQNDSKVNSDVKIEDTMKLSQEVENINDTNPNEIIVTTADGNNYTTSKVIITMSLGVLKNYHKKLFNPFTFCSRTCSCTARIEMQIKIKLIANPFTRTLLKELTLKS, from the exons ATGGCAAAAGCTGAGTCTTATGGAGATTTCATAATAGAAAA aatggaAGAATACTTCAAAAGATTGCCAGAGGTTACAGATGACATGAAGAATTtgattttgtatctttttaaCTTGGTACAAGGATCTTCTGATGGCTCTGATGATTGGACGAAACTTTCACCTAAGATGCCAAGAGATTACCCAGTTTGTAAAGGCGATTTTTCGATTAATTGGAAAGAGTCCACTTATACTACAATATTGGATATCCTGATG AAGAAATATCCGAATCCGACAGAAGAACTACCAGTTTTGAATAATAcgattttaaattcaaaagttgttaaaataaattatgattcaTCAGATGCACCAGTTGAAATAACTACTGAAgagggtaaaaaatatttagctgATCATATTATTGTAATGCCGTCTTTAGGAGTTTTAAAAGctgattatgaaaaattgttcaatCCGCCTTTaccagataaaaaaattaatgctaTTCAA aaTGACAGTAAAGTTAACTCGGATGTGAAAATAGAAGACACAATGAAACTATCCCAAGAAGTTGAAAACATAAATGACACGAACCCAAATGAAATAATCGTAACGACAGCTGATGGCAACAATTACACGACatcaaaagtaattataacGATGTCGCTTggtgttttgaaaaattatcataaaaaattatttaacccATTCACTTTCTGTTCGAGAACATGCAGTTGTACGGCTAGAATTGAAATGCAAATTAAAATCAAGCTTATAGCCAACCCTTTTACTAGAACTTTACTGAAAGAACTTACACTTAAGTCTTGA
- the LOC123262479 gene encoding uncharacterized protein LOC123262479 isoform X1 gives MEEYFKRLPEVTDDMKNLILYLFNLVQGSSDGSDDWTKLSPKMPRDYPVCKGDFSINWKESTYTTILDILMKKYPNPTEELPVLNNTILNSKVVKINYDSSDAPVEITTEEGKKYLADHIIVTLSLGVLKADYKKLFNPPLPDKKINAIQNDSKINLDVKIEDKMKLSQEVENINYTNPNEIIVTTADGNNYTTSNVIITMSLGVLKNCHEKLFNSFTFCSKTCSCSARTEMQIKIKLIANPFTTTLLKELTLKS, from the exons atggaAGAATACTTCAAAAGATTGCCAGAGGTTACAGATGACATGAAGAATTtgattttgtatctttttaaCTTGGTACAAGGATCTTCTGATGGCTCTGATGATTGGACGAAACTTTCACCTAAGATGCCAAGAGATTACCCAGTTTGTAAAGGCGATTTTTCGATTAATTGGAAAGAGTCCACTTATACTACAATATTGGATATCCTGATG AAGAAATATCCGAATCCGACAGAAGAACTACCAGTTTTGAATAATAcgattttaaattcaaaagttgttaaaataaattatgattcaTCAGATGCACCAGTTGAAATAACTACTGAAgagggtaaaaaatatttagctgATCATATTATTGTAACGCTGTCTTTAGGAGTTTTAAAAgctgattataaaaaattgttcaatccACCTTTaccagataaaaaaattaatgctaTTCAA aaTGACAGTAAAATTAACTTGGATGTGAAAATAGAAGACAAAATGAAACTATCCCAAGAAGTTGAAAACATAAATTACACGAACCCAAATGAAATAATTGTAACGACAGCTGATGGCAACAATTACACGACATCAAATGTAATTATAACGATGTCGCTGggtgttttgaaaaattgtcatgaaaaattattcaactcATTCACTTTCTGTTCGAAAACATGCAGTTGTTCGGCTAGAACCGAAATGCAAATTAAAATCAAGCTTATAGCCAACCCTTTTACTACAACTTTACTGAAAGAACTTACACTTAAGTCTTGA
- the LOC123262479 gene encoding peroxisomal N(1)-acetyl-spermine/spermidine oxidase-like isoform X2 — protein MEEYFKRLPEVTDDMKNLILYLFNLVQGSSDGSDDWTKLSPKMPRDYPVCKGDFSINWKESTYTTILDILMKKYPNPTEELPVLNNTILNSKVVKINYDSSDAPVEITTEEGKKYLADHIIVTLSLGVLKADYKKLFNPPLPDKKINAIQIT, from the exons atggaAGAATACTTCAAAAGATTGCCAGAGGTTACAGATGACATGAAGAATTtgattttgtatctttttaaCTTGGTACAAGGATCTTCTGATGGCTCTGATGATTGGACGAAACTTTCACCTAAGATGCCAAGAGATTACCCAGTTTGTAAAGGCGATTTTTCGATTAATTGGAAAGAGTCCACTTATACTACAATATTGGATATCCTGATG AAGAAATATCCGAATCCGACAGAAGAACTACCAGTTTTGAATAATAcgattttaaattcaaaagttgttaaaataaattatgattcaTCAGATGCACCAGTTGAAATAACTACTGAAgagggtaaaaaatatttagctgATCATATTATTGTAACGCTGTCTTTAGGAGTTTTAAAAgctgattataaaaaattgttcaatccACCTTTaccagataaaaaaattaatgctaTTCAA ATAACCTAA